A genomic segment from Drosophila willistoni isolate 14030-0811.24 chromosome 2L unlocalized genomic scaffold, UCI_dwil_1.1 Seg72.1, whole genome shotgun sequence encodes:
- the LOC26529646 gene encoding uncharacterized protein LOC26529646, which translates to MVLAAEIQNTNASSAKNLKKVNNFIECQMGESGKTVMLRLPSIRREVGRPKVFENRQLIEQMLVEHPHFTSIDVQRELKSLHGINVSRRTLQRRISEIRAKQRKTNQGRKQPNPQQRPQQQQQQQQLQQEEEFLDENDENFDSFFDNDENDDHFEISYLSAEAKKKRLDWALAHQDWTVHDWRNIFNMDDIKFIDCDSPCKEIYVDTLLGPEGTGNSNDLNLLEQLMAIIQPKIQELPQPPKNVEEFRKVLYNVWHTDQEMVDKIEQLYESMSWRVASVIQSGGDESDY; encoded by the coding sequence ATGGTTCTTGCCGCCGAAATTCAGAATACAAATGCATCTTCAGCaaagaatttgaaaaaagTTAACAATTTCATTGAATGTCAAATGGGTGAAAGTGGTAAAACAGTGATGCTTCGTTTGCCCAGCATACGCCGTGAAGTTGGACGTCCCAAGGTCTTTGAGAATCGTCAACTAATTGAACAGATGCTTGTGGAACATCCCCACTTTACTTCCATTGATGTCCAGAGGGAATTGAAATCATTGCATGGCATTAATGTAAGTCGTCGTACCCTACAGCGTCGTATTAGTGAGATTCGTGCCAAACAACGTAAGACAAACCAAGGAAGAAAGCAGCCAAACCCACAACAAcgaccacaacaacaacaacagcagcagcaactacaaCAGGAGGAGGAATTCCTGGACGAAAATGATGAAAACTTTGACAGCTTTTTCGATAATGATGAGAACGATGATCATTTTGAAATTAGTTATCTCAGTGCAGAAGCCAAAAAGAAACGCTTGGATTGGGCTCTAGCCCATCAGGATTGGACTGTCCATGATTGGCGTAATATCTTCAATATGGATGACATCAAGTTTATCGATTGTGATTCACCGTGTAAGGAAATCTATGTGGACACCTTGCTGGGACCCGAGGGTACTGGAAATAGCAATGATTTGAATCTACTTGAACAATTGATGGCCATAATTCAGCCAAAGATACAGGAATTACCGCAACCACCGAAAAATGTTGAAGAGTTCCGTAAAGTTCTCTACAATGTATGGCATACAGATCAGGAGATGGTGGACAAAATTGAGCAGCTCTATGAGTCCATGTCATGGCGTGTGGCCTCTGTGATACAAAGTGGCGGAGATGAATCTGATTATTAA